One genomic window of Arachis hypogaea cultivar Tifrunner chromosome 8, arahy.Tifrunner.gnm2.J5K5, whole genome shotgun sequence includes the following:
- the LOC112705791 gene encoding cytochrome P450 CYP82D47 codes for MASVAPSVLSCLSITNNLVMIALVFLILVVPLFFLLRSSKVGRRRGGKEPPLAAGAWPIIGHLWLFTRSQPPQITLGAMADKYGAIFRIKIGSQRAVVINNWKTAKECFTTNDIALSSRPRVVAVEHLTYNQAIVSFAPYGHYWREMRRIANQELLSTRRIELSRHLRVSELEASIKALYKLWAEKHNNNNDNDASSSGYVAVEMKKWFGELMLSMVLRVVAGKRYFGGSDEEEAQRFLKTMREFMRQLGLVVVGDAVPWLRWLDLGGHEKAMKKTAKEMDAIMVEWLEEHRRKRANSDQDGGDQDFMDVMLSILDGTQLAGFDSDTVIKATTWILMGGSIDTTSGTLIWILSCMLNNTGTIEQAQKELNIYVGKDRLVNETDISKLVYIQAIVKETLRLYPTAIFSGPREFADDCYVNGYYISKGTQLITNLWKIHTDPSIWSDPLEFKPERFLTTHKDVDVRGNHFELIPFGSGRRMCPGLSFALPMIHLTLATFLQSFEISRPSDEPIDMTEIFGLTTMKATPLDVLIKPRLSSRLYGLS; via the exons ATGGCTTCTGTGGCCCCTTCAGTTCTGAGTTGCTTAAGCATTACCAATAATCTAGTAATGATTGCTCTCGTTTTTCTAATCTTAGTTGTTCCGCTATTCTTTCTTTTGCGAAGCTCCAAAGTCGGCCGCCGCCGAGGAGGCAAAGAGCCACCGCTGGCGGCGGGAGCATGGCCCATAATAGGCCATCTCTGGCTCTTCACCCGTTCCCAGCCACCACAGATAACTCTAGGCGCCATGGCCGACAAATACGGAGCCATATTCAGGATCAAGATCGGATCACAACGTGCTGTGGTCATCAACAACTGGAAAACCGCTAAGGAATGCTTCACCACCAACGACATCGCCCTGTCATCGCGGCCAAGGGTCGTCGCCGTCGAACACCTTACCTATAACCAAGCCATAGTGTCGTTCGCCCCTTATGGCCATTATTGGCGCGAGATGCGAAGGATTGCCAACCAGGAATTGCTCTCCACTCGCCGAATCGAGTTATCACGCCACCTTCGTGTCTCCGAGTTAGAAGCCAGCATCAAAGCGCTCTACAAACTCTGGGCTGAGAAACACAACAATAACAACGACAACGACGCCTCCTCCTCGGGCTATGTTGCGGTGGAGATGAAGAAGTGGTTTGGAGAGTTGATGCTCAGTATGGTTCTTAGAGTGGTTGCGGGAAAACGATATTTTGGTGGTTCTGATGAGGAGGAAGCACAGCGGTTCTTGAAAACCATGAGAGAATTCATGCGGCAGTTGGGGTTGGTTGTGGTGGGTGACGCTGTTCCCTGGCTTCGGTGGCTGGATTTGGGTGGGCACGAGAAAGCCATGAAAAAGACCGCTAAGGAGATGGACGCCATTATGGTGGAGTGGTTAGAGGAGCATCGCCGGAAAAGAGCTAATTCTGATCAGGATGGTGGCGATCAAGACTTCATGGACGTCATGCTCTCAATTCTTGATGGTACTCAACTTGCTGGATTTGATTCCGATACTGTCATCAAAGCCACCACTtgg ATTCTGATGGGAGGATCGATTGACACCACTTCAGGAACTCTTATATGGATATTATCTTGTATGTTGAACAATACAGGCACAATAGAACAAGCACAAAAGGAGTTGAACATCTATGTTGGTAAAGACAGACTTGTAAACGAAACAGACATAAGTAAGTTGGTGTACATTCAAGCCATCGTTAAAGAGACATTAAGGTTATACCCTACAGCAATTTTCTCAGGACCTCGTGAGTTTGCGGATGATTGCTATGTTAATGGCTACTACATTTCAAAAGGAACGCAACTAATCACAAATTTATGGAAGATTCACACGGATCCTAGCATTTGGTCTGACCCATTGGAATTTAAGCCAGAGAGGTTCCTTACCACTCACAAAGATGTTGATGTTAGAGGTAACCACTTTGAGTTGATCCCATTTGGAAGTGGGAGAAGAATGTGTCCCGGACTATCATTTGCCCTTCCCATGATTCATCTAACTTTGGCTACTTTCTTGCAATCCTTTGAAATTTCAAGGCCATCTGATGAACCCATTGATATGACTGAAATATTTGGCCTCACAACTATGAAAGCTACTCCCCTTGATGTTCTCATCAAGCCACGTCTTTCTTCTAGGCTCTACggtttatcttga
- the LOC112704920 gene encoding uncharacterized protein — translation MTDHSVTPQANSTNAELLAANAVLLAENQRMAELLATMQNNGSISSFEEFAKLLINHFAASKIYVLDSDCLTTIKQGQHESLKVYMTHFTTVVMEIPELNQEVQLHAIKSGLRPGKFQDAISQKHWRSYEKKQPKKLKLKNYVKLEELAITSEGGGKPTKSQNRDSKKPFKLTPKFNSYTKFNTKREDIIKEILHNKLIKPPSKAGTYQDQKYVDRSKHCAFHQRYGHTTDECIIAKDLLERLARQVLLDKYVTSRSQKETRDTDKLSYRSYHKEKGAWYGPVETPASKGTINYISGGFAGGEATSTARKRSYRTIMTEGSQQQTQTSATNA, via the exons ATGACGGACCATTCAGTGACTCCTCAGGCCAATTCTACCAATGCCGAACTCTTGGCTGCTAATGCTGTTCTACTAGCAGAAAACCAACGAATGGCCGAATTGTTAGCAACAATGCAAAACAATG GATCAATATCAAGCTTTGAAGAATTCGCCAAATTGTTGATAAACCACTTCGCAGCATCCAAAATCTACGTGCTAGATTCAGATTGCCTCACTACAATCAAGCAAGGACAACATGAGAGTTTGAAGGTCTACATGACACACTTCACGACGGTAGTCATGGAAATCCCAGAACTCAACCAGGAAGTACAACTGCACGCGATAAAAAGTGGCCTTCGACCTGGGAAATTCCAGGATGCAATAAGCCAAAAACATTGGAGGAGTTATGAGAAAAAGCAACcgaaaaaattgaaattgaagaattatGTGAAGCTCGAAGAACTGGCCATTACCTCGGAAGGAGGAGGAAAACCTACCAAATCTCAAAACAGAGATTCCAAAAAGCCTTTCAAGTTAACACCGAAGTTCAACTCATACACTAAGTTCAACACCAAAAGAGAGGACATCATCAAGGAAATACTACACAACAAACTAATCAAACCACCAAGCAAAGCAGGGACATACCAAGATCAGAAATATGTAGATAGAAGCAAGCATTGCGCATTTCACCAGAGGTATGGCCACACCACTGACGAGTGCATAATAGCCAAAGACTTATTGGAGAGGCTAGCGAGACAAGTCCTGCTGGATAAATACGTCACTTCCAGAAGCCAGAAAGAAACAAGGGACACTGACAAATTGAGCTATAGATCATACCACAAAGAAAAGGGAGCCTGGTATGGACCAGTTGAAACTCCTGCATCTAAAGGAACAATAAACTATATTTCAGGCGGCTTCGCAGGAGGAGAAGCAACCAGCACGGCCAGGAAAAGGAGTTACAGAACTATAATGACAGAAGGATCTCAGCAACAGACTCAAACCTCGGCAACAAATGCCTAA
- the LOC112704919 gene encoding uncharacterized protein: protein MAKLLAIIQNNDEKKNDDKKANTDQHEERQSESNAKTEEIPPKIGRRRTNPFSEEIMSFKIPKNFTLPMTLTPYKEIGDPKVHVTKFESMMFLNSDSDLILCRSFPTFLDGAALLWFSNLPAGSISSFEEFAKLFINHFAASKSYVRDSDYLSTTKQGQHESLKDYMTRFTTAAMKIPDLNPKVQLHTIKNGLRPGKFQEAITVAKPKTLEEFREKATGQIEIEELHEAQRNKRLLPRKEEEKPTKSQNKDLKKPFKLTPKFYSYTKFNTKREDIIKEILHNKLIKPPSKARTYQDQKYVDRSKHCAFHQKYGHTTDECVVSKDLLERLARQGLLDKYVTSRRQKEARDTNKSS from the coding sequence ATGGCCAAATTGTTGGCAATAATACAGAACAATGACGAAAAAAAGAACGATGATAAGAAGGCAAACACCGATCAACACGAGGAACGTCAATCAGAATCAAATGCGAAGACAGAGGAGATACCTCCCAAGATAGGAAGACGGCGAACTAACCCTTTCTCAGAAGAAATAATGAGTTTTAAAATACCTAAAAATTTTACACTTCCCATGACTTTAACGCCGTACAAGGAGATTGGAGATCCTAAAGTCCATGTCACGAAATTCGAATCTATGATGTTTCTCAATAGCGACTCCGATCTCATCTTGTGCCGATCTTTTCCAACCTTTTTGGATGGAGCTGCTTTATTATGGTTTTCTAACTTACCTGCAGGTTCAATATCAAGCTTTGAAGAATTCGCCAAATTGTTCATAAATCACTTCGCAGCATCCAAAAGCTATGTGCGAGATTCAGATTATCTCAGTACAACCAAGCAAGGACAACATGAGAGTTTGAAGGACTACATGACACGGTTCACAACGGCAGCCATGAAAATCCCAGACCTCAACCCAAAAGTACAATTGCACACAATAAAAAATGGCCTTCGACCCGGGAAATTCCAGGAAGCAATAACCGTCGCAAAACCGAAGACATTGGAGGAGTTCAGAGAAAAAGCAACTGGGCAAATTGAAATCGAAGAATTACATGAAGCTCAGAGAAACAAAAGACTATTGCCTCGTAAGGAGGAGGAAAAACCTACCAAATCTCAAAACAAAGATCTCAAAAAGCCTTTCAAATTAACACCAAAGTTCTACTCATACACCAAGTTCAACACCAAAAGAGAGGACATCATCAAAGAAATACTACACAATAAACTAATCAAACCACCAAGCAAAGCACGGACATACCAGGATCAAAAGTATGTAGATAGGAGCAAGCATTGCGCATTTCACCAGAAATACGGCCACACCACTGACGAATGTGTAGTATCCAAAGACTTATTAGAGAGGCTAGCAAGACAAGGCCTATTGGATAAATACGTAACTTCCAGAAGGCAGAAAGAAGCAAGGGACACTAACAAGTCAAGCTAG
- the LOC112705793 gene encoding cytochrome P450 CYP82D47, with protein MIHAIVVVILIVSCYLYLTKRAAPRDDRRRPPMADGGWPLIGHLHLLGGSSGKQPYVTLGNLADKYGPIFSIRIGVHNAVVVSSWELARECFTTLDVVVSSRPKFTAAKILAHDYVNFGFAPYGDLWREMRKITTSELLSTRRFEMLRRVRDSEVEASVKELYRKCAEKRDGDLMVEMKKWLGGLNLNVVLRMVAGKRYRARSEDEEREVRRIRRAFREFFRLMGVVVIGDAIPGLGWLDLGGQVKEMKKTAKEMDEIVSEWLEEHRRRRRRDSDDHESENSIEQDFIDVLLSVLDSAHLNGCHRGCHLDTVIKATCLMIISAATDTTTVTMTWTLSLLLNHRHILKKVQDELDEKVGKERVVKESDVNKLTYLETVVKESMRLYPAGPLSGPREFTEDCSLGGYHIKAGTRMFLNLWKLHRDPRVWSDPMEFKPERFLSAHKDVDVKGQHFELLPFGGGRRVCPGASFGLQMTKLALAAFLHAFEVTTPSDAPVDMSATFGLTIIKTTPLEVLVKRRLSPSLIFI; from the exons ATGATCCACGCCATAGTTGTCGTCATACTAATAGTTTCTTGCTACTTGTACTTGACCAAGAGAGCAGCACCACGTGATGACCGCCGCAGGCCACCGATGGCAGATGGTGGGTGGCCGTTGATCGGTCACCTTCACCTCCTAGGTGGTTCATCAGGGAAGCAACCGTACGTGACCCTGGGAAACTTAGCAGACAAGTATGGACCAATATTCAGCATCCGAATTGGTGTTCACAATGCCGTGGTTGTGAGTTCTTGGGAGCTAGCCAGGGAGTGTTTCACGACCCTCGATGTCGTTGTCTCTTCTCGTCCCAAGTTCACTGCCGCAAAGATTCTGGCACACGACTATGTCAACTTTGGGTTCGCTCCGTATGGTGATTTATGGCGCGAGATGCGTAAGATAACCACTTCAGAGTTACTCTCCACTCGTCGGTTCGAGATGCTTCGACGTGTTAGAGATTCAGAGGTGGAGGCTTCGGTGAAAGAGTTGTACAGAAAATGTGCAGAGAAACGAGATGGTGATTTGATGGTGGAGATGAAGAAGTGGCTGGGGGGTTTGAACCTCAACGTTGTTCTGAGAATGGTTGCCGGGAAGAGATATAGAGCAAGAAGCGAAGATGAGGAACGAGAAGTCCGGAGGATCAGGAGGGCGTTCAGGGAGTTCTTTCGCCTGATGGGGGTGGTTGTGATTGGGGACGCCATTCCCGGTCTTGGGTGGCTTGATCTTGGTGGCCAAgtgaaagagatgaagaagaccGCTAAAGAGATGGACGAGATCGTGTCCGAATGGTTGGAAGAGCatcggagaagaagaagaagagactcTGATGATCATGAGAGTGAGAACTCAATAGAGCAAGACTTCATTGACGTCCTGCTTTCTGTTCTTGATAGCGCTCATCTTAACGGTTGTCATCGCGGTTGTCATCTTGACACTGTTATCAAAGCCACTTGTTTG ATGATAATTTCAGCGGCAACTGAtacaacaacagttaccatgACATGGACACTTTCGTTACTGCTAAATCATCGCCACATTCTAAAGAAAGTTCAAGACGAGCTAGACGAGAAGGTAGGAAAAGAAAGAGTGGTGAAGGAATCAGATGTTAACAAACTAACATACCTTGAAACTGTGGTCAAAGAATCGATGCGATTGTACCCCGCTGGACCACTATCAGGACCTCGTGAATTCACAGAGGATTGTAGCTTAGGGGGTTATCATATCAAAGCAGGTACTCGAATGTTCTTGAACCTTTGGAAGCTTCACAGAGACCCTCGCGTATGGTCAGATCCAATGGAATTTAAGCCAGAGAGGTTTCTAAGCGCACACAAAGATGTGGATGTGAAGGGTCAGCATTTCGAGCTTCTTCCGTTTGGCGGCGGAAGAAGGGTGTGCCCCGGTGCGTCATTTGGGCTTCAAATGACGAAATTGGCATTAGctgcattcttgcatgcatttgaGGTCACAACTCCCTCAGATGCTCCTGTTGATATGAGTGCGACGTTTGGCCTCACAATCATCAAAACCACACCGCTTGAGGTTTTAGTCAAACGTCGCTTATCACCTTCTCTGATCTTCATATAA